In Gemmatimonas sp. UBA7669, one genomic interval encodes:
- the aroA gene encoding 3-phosphoshikimate 1-carboxyvinyltransferase produces the protein MSHASRLTVHGRVRAPGDKSISHRALIFAALAEGPSRIRSILPSADVHATASALRALGVAVPALSDDFVVQGRGPRALHTPESVLDCANSGTTTRLLAGLVAGLDGVDARFEGDASLSRRPMRRVAEPLRRMGAHIAFEGAPGHEGLPMRVRGAMLQSVAVTNAHASAQVKGAVLLAGLTSGVSVTVDEPHASRDHSERMLQARGVQLAVAVQESGARQIVLAASQHLAPLDVDVPADPSSVTFFAALACLADAGELWFDAVCLNPTRTGAFDVMRRMGADLEVHDVHEQGGEPVGVLRVRPSALRGTHIAGAEIPRCIDELPMIACLATRASGETIIADAAELRVKESDRIRAVVDNLRRLGADAEERPDGMRVVGAATALRGHVQTHGDHRLAMAFGILGALPGNSITIDDPGCVNVSYPSFWRDLAQVTTASALDTVGTAVEAHIGHPASPGTGTRRLVIAIDGPAASGKSSTAQWVAQQLDVRHVDSGAFYRAATWLALQSGVEPEQWTPDLVLAGTSRITWRLTERSVLPLIDGQEQDLALRDTPVTRQVSRVASMAPVRTWVNSQVREAGAAVDVVVDGRDIGTAVFPDAALKVFLIADTWERARRRLIQRLGRRPSDAEIAEETEALVARDAQDATQSAPARDAVTIDTTSVTQVEQVERIVALAKATRERLGQG, from the coding sequence GTGAGTCATGCCTCGCGGCTGACGGTACACGGTCGAGTTCGGGCGCCGGGTGACAAGTCCATCAGTCACCGGGCCCTCATCTTCGCCGCGTTGGCCGAAGGGCCCTCGCGCATCCGGAGCATCCTGCCTTCGGCCGATGTGCATGCCACGGCGTCGGCGCTGCGTGCACTGGGCGTCGCGGTGCCGGCATTGTCGGACGACTTTGTGGTGCAGGGTCGTGGGCCACGCGCGCTGCATACACCCGAATCCGTGCTGGACTGTGCGAACAGTGGCACGACCACGCGCCTGCTGGCGGGCCTCGTGGCGGGACTCGATGGCGTGGACGCGCGGTTCGAGGGTGACGCGAGTCTCAGTCGACGTCCCATGCGCCGTGTCGCGGAGCCACTGCGCCGCATGGGCGCGCACATTGCCTTTGAGGGCGCGCCGGGACACGAGGGCCTGCCCATGCGCGTGCGGGGCGCCATGCTGCAGTCGGTCGCGGTCACCAATGCGCACGCCAGCGCGCAGGTCAAGGGTGCCGTGCTGTTGGCCGGCTTGACGTCGGGCGTTTCGGTGACGGTGGACGAACCGCACGCGTCGCGCGACCACAGCGAGCGCATGCTGCAGGCGCGCGGCGTGCAACTTGCCGTCGCCGTACAGGAAAGCGGGGCGCGTCAGATTGTGCTGGCCGCCTCGCAGCATCTCGCGCCGCTTGATGTCGACGTGCCCGCTGATCCGTCCAGTGTCACCTTCTTTGCAGCGCTGGCGTGTCTGGCTGATGCGGGTGAGCTGTGGTTTGACGCCGTCTGCCTCAATCCCACGCGCACCGGGGCCTTTGACGTGATGCGCCGCATGGGCGCAGACCTCGAGGTGCACGACGTGCACGAGCAGGGCGGGGAACCGGTTGGAGTACTGCGCGTGCGGCCGTCCGCGCTGCGAGGCACACACATCGCGGGGGCTGAGATACCGCGCTGCATCGATGAGCTGCCGATGATTGCCTGTCTGGCCACACGGGCCAGTGGCGAGACCATCATTGCCGATGCCGCAGAATTGCGCGTCAAGGAAAGCGATCGCATTCGCGCCGTGGTGGACAACCTGCGTCGCCTTGGGGCCGATGCCGAGGAACGTCCGGATGGCATGCGCGTTGTGGGTGCAGCGACCGCTCTGCGTGGTCACGTACAGACCCACGGCGATCATCGCCTGGCCATGGCGTTTGGCATTCTGGGCGCGCTGCCGGGCAACAGCATCACCATCGACGATCCCGGCTGTGTGAACGTGTCCTACCCCAGCTTCTGGCGCGATCTTGCGCAGGTAACCACGGCGTCGGCACTGGACACGGTCGGAACAGCGGTCGAAGCGCACATCGGTCACCCGGCATCGCCTGGCACGGGCACCCGTCGGCTTGTCATTGCCATTGACGGACCGGCCGCCTCCGGCAAGAGCAGCACGGCCCAGTGGGTGGCCCAGCAGCTCGACGTGCGACATGTCGACTCCGGCGCGTTCTACCGCGCGGCCACGTGGCTGGCGCTGCAGAGCGGCGTTGAACCAGAGCAGTGGACGCCTGACCTGGTGTTGGCCGGGACCTCCCGCATTACCTGGCGCCTTACCGAGCGTTCGGTGCTACCGCTCATTGATGGTCAGGAGCAGGACCTCGCGCTCCGGGACACACCGGTCACCCGGCAGGTGTCGCGGGTGGCCAGCATGGCACCAGTCCGGACCTGGGTGAATTCCCAGGTACGGGAAGCCGGCGCGGCCGTGGACGTCGTGGTGGACGGGCGCGATATCGGGACGGCCGTGTTCCCGGACGCTGCGCTCAAGGTGTTCCTCATCGCCGACACCTGGGAGCGGGCACGGCGGCGGCTCATCCAGCGCCTCGGCCGCCGTCCAAGCGACGCGGAGATCGCCGAGGAGACCGAGGCCCTGGTGGCCCGTGATGCGCAGGATGCCACCCAGAGTGCACCGGCCCGCGACGCCGTGACGATCGATACCACCAGCGTGACGCAGGTGGAGCAGGTGGAGCGTATCGTGGCGCTGGCCAAGGCGACCCGGGAGCGGCTCGGGCAGGGCTGA
- a CDS encoding 2,3,4,5-tetrahydropyridine-2,6-dicarboxylate N-succinyltransferase gives MALTVADLEARFNDPQLLDSGAPLAHDAQQLFDTTIAHLERGDVRAARRDADGNWHAVPWVKRAILLGFRLGKVSEMPSAAPFSFLDKHTFPTREFRVENQVRIVPGGSTVRRGAYLAPNVVCMPPMYINVGAYVGRGTMVDSHALVGSCAQIGERVHLSAAAQIGGVLEPVNAAPVVIEDDVVVGGNCGVYEGTVVRARAVLGAGVILTRGTPVYDLVRETVHRATADQPLVIPEGAVVVPGARRVSSAFGEAQGLSLQTPVIVKYRDDKTDAATALEAWLR, from the coding sequence ATGGCGCTCACCGTCGCAGACCTCGAAGCCCGTTTCAACGATCCGCAACTGCTCGACAGTGGTGCGCCGCTGGCTCACGACGCCCAGCAGTTGTTCGATACCACCATCGCCCATCTCGAGCGCGGTGACGTGCGCGCGGCGCGGCGTGACGCCGACGGTAACTGGCATGCGGTGCCTTGGGTCAAGCGCGCCATCCTGCTGGGCTTCCGTCTCGGCAAGGTCAGCGAAATGCCGAGCGCTGCGCCCTTCAGCTTCCTCGACAAGCACACCTTCCCCACGCGTGAGTTCCGCGTGGAGAATCAGGTGCGCATCGTGCCCGGTGGGTCGACGGTGCGCCGTGGCGCCTACCTCGCGCCCAACGTGGTGTGCATGCCGCCCATGTACATCAACGTGGGCGCCTACGTCGGACGCGGCACCATGGTGGATTCGCATGCGCTCGTGGGGAGCTGCGCGCAGATTGGCGAACGGGTGCACCTGAGCGCCGCGGCGCAGATTGGCGGCGTGCTGGAGCCCGTGAACGCGGCGCCAGTGGTCATCGAAGACGATGTGGTGGTGGGCGGCAACTGTGGCGTGTACGAGGGCACCGTGGTGCGTGCGCGGGCCGTTCTTGGCGCCGGTGTCATCCTGACGCGCGGCACGCCGGTGTATGACCTCGTGCGCGAAACCGTGCATCGCGCCACGGCCGACCAGCCGCTGGTCATCCCCGAGGGCGCCGTGGTGGTGCCTGGCGCGCGTCGCGTCAGCTCCGCATTTGGTGAAGCGCAGGGCCTGTCGCTGCAGACGCCGGTCATCGTGAAGTATCGCGATGACAAGACCGATGCGGCCACGGCGCTGGAAGCGTGGTTGCGGTGA
- the dapA gene encoding 4-hydroxy-tetrahydrodipicolinate synthase gives MTGTFSATSARLRGCGTALVTPFNATGAVDEPALRSLIDWQLEQGVHMLIPCGSTGEAVTLSAAEHRRVVEITVEQVNGRVPVVAGAGSNDTAKAVATSREMQAIGATHLLHVTPMYNKPPQRALLAHFRAVADGCDLPIVIYNVPGRTAVNLEAATCLELAADPRFVAVKEASGNLAQIATIIRERPAHFSVLSGDDGITLALMAHGADGVISVVSNILPGAMAQLCEAMTRGDLAKARELDARLAPVIDACFVESNPIPAKAMLAMMGRMDNRLRLPLLPLQDNLLPRVRSVLEHAGVTLTAH, from the coding sequence GTGACTGGCACCTTTTCCGCAACTTCAGCGCGCCTTCGCGGGTGCGGCACAGCCCTCGTCACGCCATTCAACGCGACGGGTGCCGTCGATGAGCCGGCCCTGCGTTCGCTCATCGACTGGCAGCTCGAACAGGGGGTGCACATGCTCATTCCCTGTGGTTCCACAGGCGAGGCCGTGACCCTGTCTGCCGCCGAGCATCGCCGCGTGGTCGAAATCACGGTCGAGCAGGTGAACGGGCGCGTCCCCGTCGTCGCCGGCGCCGGTTCCAACGACACGGCGAAGGCGGTGGCGACCTCGCGGGAGATGCAGGCCATCGGCGCCACGCATCTGCTGCATGTCACGCCCATGTACAACAAGCCACCGCAGCGGGCCCTGCTGGCGCATTTCCGCGCCGTCGCGGACGGATGTGACCTGCCCATCGTGATCTACAACGTGCCGGGACGCACGGCGGTGAATCTCGAAGCGGCCACCTGCCTGGAGCTGGCTGCCGACCCGCGCTTCGTGGCCGTAAAGGAAGCCTCCGGCAATCTGGCGCAGATTGCCACCATCATCCGTGAGCGACCGGCCCACTTCAGCGTGCTCTCCGGCGATGATGGCATCACCCTCGCGCTCATGGCCCATGGGGCCGATGGCGTGATCTCCGTGGTGTCCAACATTCTGCCGGGCGCGATGGCGCAATTGTGCGAGGCCATGACGCGTGGAGACCTGGCCAAGGCCCGTGAGCTCGATGCGCGACTCGCGCCGGTCATCGACGCCTGCTTCGTGGAATCCAACCCCATTCCCGCCAAGGCCATGCTGGCCATGATGGGACGCATGGACAATCGGCTCCGTCTTCCGCTGCTGCCGTTGCAGGACAACCTGCTGCCGCGCGTACGCTCGGTGCTCGAGCACGCCGGCGTGACGCTGACCGCGCACTGA
- a CDS encoding 4-hydroxy-tetrahydrodipicolinate reductase, producing the protein MSASPVRVALVGMGRMGRALDALAAERGCEVVARLDVAEMQAGLSRAHLHDAEVAIEFTTPETALPNVDALLALGCPVVVGTTGWNAELPRLEALVARHRTAALWSPNFSLGVQLFLAIAEDAGRRLAGLDSFDCHVVETHHTAKKDAPSGTGIAIAERLADGLGHQVPISSIRVGAVPGTHDIVIDAAFEQIVLRHEARDRRVFADGALSAARWLARQHDAQVFTMRDVLRSGSVGSQPVSSTPER; encoded by the coding sequence ATGAGTGCGTCGCCTGTGCGGGTGGCGCTCGTTGGCATGGGGCGCATGGGCCGGGCCCTGGACGCGCTGGCGGCCGAACGTGGATGCGAAGTGGTGGCTCGACTCGATGTCGCGGAGATGCAGGCCGGACTGAGCCGCGCGCATCTCCACGACGCGGAAGTGGCCATCGAGTTCACGACGCCGGAAACGGCCCTGCCCAACGTGGACGCGTTGTTGGCCCTTGGCTGCCCCGTGGTGGTCGGCACAACAGGATGGAACGCCGAGCTGCCGAGGCTCGAGGCACTGGTTGCGCGGCATCGCACCGCCGCGCTGTGGTCTCCGAACTTTTCGCTCGGGGTGCAGTTGTTCCTCGCCATCGCCGAGGATGCCGGGCGGCGTTTGGCCGGTCTCGACAGCTTTGACTGCCACGTGGTCGAAACGCACCACACGGCCAAGAAGGACGCGCCGTCGGGAACGGGCATTGCCATCGCGGAGCGCCTCGCGGACGGGCTTGGGCACCAGGTGCCCATCAGCAGCATTCGTGTCGGAGCTGTGCCGGGTACGCACGACATCGTGATCGATGCCGCGTTTGAGCAGATCGTGCTGCGACATGAAGCGCGCGATCGGCGCGTGTTTGCCGACGGTGCGCTGAGCGCGGCGCGCTGGCTCGCCCGTCAGCACGACGCGCAAGTGTTCACCATGCGGGATGTGCTGCGCAGCGGCTCCGTTGGGTCGCAGCCTGTTTCTTCGACGCCGGAGCGCTGA
- the lysC gene encoding lysine-sensitive aspartokinase 3, with protein MIVCKFGGTSVADAAAIGRVIDIIAAKRDRQPVVVVSALGGATNQLLDVAHKASQGELLAAVQIIEQLRERHLREAATLLDGAPDAEELAHEIGVTFDELAHLAEAFRTLGYLTPRSLDTVAAIGELLSSQIVAAAFRHRGFEADFVDARDVVRTNDFFTKAEPDVDGIAQASQQVLLPLIQRGRIPVVGGFVGATASRVTTTLGRGGSDFSASLIGAAIDAEAIEIWTDVDGMLTADPRVIPTAQLIERISFEEAAELAAFGAKVLHPATIAPAVQRGIPVYVFNSRRPEGKGTMIAFDAPRLPVRAIAGKRSATMVKLRSSRMLLAPGFLRRVFEVFERHRTSVDVVTTSEVSVSVTLDDTHNLAAILQDLAEFGDVSVERRSGVLAVVGAGLADGSAALAQAMAALGPIKVHMASLSATGINFTLVVDDEQVVPAMQRLHATFFETQS; from the coding sequence GTGATCGTCTGCAAGTTCGGCGGCACGTCGGTGGCCGATGCCGCCGCCATTGGTCGCGTCATCGACATCATCGCCGCCAAGCGCGATCGCCAACCCGTCGTTGTGGTCTCGGCACTCGGCGGTGCCACGAACCAGCTCCTCGATGTGGCCCACAAGGCCTCGCAGGGCGAACTGCTGGCCGCCGTGCAGATCATCGAGCAGTTGCGCGAGCGGCACCTGCGCGAGGCGGCCACGTTGCTCGATGGTGCGCCGGACGCGGAAGAGCTCGCGCACGAAATCGGCGTCACCTTCGATGAGTTGGCGCATCTGGCCGAAGCGTTCCGTACGTTGGGGTATCTCACGCCGCGTTCGCTCGACACCGTGGCCGCCATTGGTGAGTTGCTGTCCTCGCAGATCGTGGCTGCCGCCTTTCGCCACCGCGGCTTCGAGGCCGATTTCGTGGACGCGCGTGATGTCGTGCGAACCAACGACTTCTTCACCAAGGCCGAACCGGATGTCGATGGCATCGCCCAGGCGTCCCAGCAGGTCCTCCTGCCGCTCATTCAGCGGGGCCGCATTCCCGTCGTGGGCGGTTTTGTTGGCGCCACCGCATCACGCGTCACCACGACCCTCGGCCGCGGTGGATCGGATTTCTCCGCCTCGTTGATCGGCGCGGCCATCGACGCGGAGGCCATCGAGATCTGGACGGATGTGGACGGCATGCTCACGGCCGATCCGCGCGTCATTCCGACCGCGCAGCTCATTGAGCGCATCAGTTTCGAAGAGGCCGCGGAGCTCGCGGCCTTCGGGGCCAAGGTGCTGCATCCGGCCACCATCGCGCCGGCGGTGCAGCGCGGTATCCCGGTGTATGTGTTCAACTCGCGGCGCCCCGAAGGCAAGGGCACCATGATTGCCTTCGATGCGCCGCGTCTGCCCGTTCGCGCCATCGCCGGCAAGCGCAGCGCGACCATGGTCAAGCTGCGGTCATCGCGCATGCTGCTCGCGCCGGGCTTTCTGCGTCGCGTCTTCGAGGTGTTCGAGCGGCACCGCACGTCGGTGGATGTGGTCACGACCTCCGAGGTGTCCGTGTCCGTCACACTCGATGACACGCACAATCTTGCCGCTATCCTGCAGGACCTCGCTGAGTTCGGCGATGTGTCGGTGGAGCGGCGCAGTGGCGTGCTCGCGGTGGTGGGTGCGGGACTCGCCGACGGCAGTGCGGCTCTCGCGCAGGCCATGGCCGCGCTCGGTCCCATCAAGGTGCACATGGCGTCGCTCAGTGCCACCGGCATCAACTTCACGCTCGTGGTGGACGATGAGCAGGTCGTTCCGGCCATGCAGCGTTTGCACGCCACATTCTTCGAGACCCAGTCATGA
- the asd gene encoding aspartate-semialdehyde dehydrogenase, producing MNSSATRWPVAVLGATGAVGQAFIRLLNGHPWFDLVEVAASERSAGKSYRDAAKWLEGPLPDTVAGLTVKACTPDEVSAPIVFSALDSGVAGEVEAAFAKAGRLVLSNAKNYRMVADVPLVIPEVNGDHLGMIAQQRALRGWAGGIVTNANCATTVIAAALAPLHERFHVTKVFATTMQAVSGAGYPGVPSLDILGNVIPYIGDEEPKIETELGKLLGRYDGQQIVPADIVVSAHANRVPVEHGHTVCLSVAFATKPTPEQALEVLRAWRGVEAVRGLPSAPEPALIIRDELDRPQPRRDANEGRGMATTIGRVRADHLFDLRLVAMSHNVVRGAAGGSILNAELLVSTGQLAGLRGS from the coding sequence ATGAACTCGTCCGCCACCCGTTGGCCGGTCGCCGTCCTTGGCGCGACCGGTGCCGTTGGTCAGGCCTTCATTCGCCTGCTCAATGGCCATCCCTGGTTCGATCTCGTCGAAGTGGCTGCCTCCGAGCGCAGCGCCGGCAAATCGTATCGGGACGCGGCGAAATGGCTGGAGGGACCGCTGCCCGACACGGTGGCGGGACTGACGGTAAAAGCCTGCACGCCCGACGAGGTCTCGGCGCCCATCGTGTTCTCGGCGCTCGACTCGGGTGTGGCCGGTGAGGTGGAGGCGGCCTTCGCGAAGGCCGGCCGTCTCGTGCTCTCGAACGCCAAGAACTATCGCATGGTCGCAGATGTGCCGCTCGTCATCCCCGAGGTGAACGGCGACCATCTGGGTATGATCGCGCAGCAGCGCGCCCTGCGTGGTTGGGCGGGCGGCATCGTCACCAACGCGAACTGTGCGACGACCGTCATCGCGGCGGCGCTGGCGCCACTGCACGAGCGCTTTCACGTGACCAAGGTGTTCGCGACCACCATGCAGGCCGTGTCCGGTGCCGGCTATCCTGGTGTCCCGTCGCTCGACATTCTCGGCAACGTCATCCCGTACATCGGCGACGAAGAGCCGAAGATCGAGACGGAGCTGGGCAAGCTGCTGGGGCGCTATGACGGTCAGCAGATCGTGCCGGCCGACATTGTGGTGAGTGCGCACGCCAACCGCGTGCCGGTGGAGCATGGGCACACGGTGTGTCTGTCCGTGGCTTTTGCCACCAAGCCCACGCCGGAGCAGGCCCTCGAGGTACTGCGAGCCTGGCGCGGTGTGGAGGCCGTGCGCGGACTGCCGTCCGCTCCCGAACCGGCGCTCATCATCCGCGACGAGCTCGATCGCCCGCAGCCGCGTCGTGACGCAAACGAGGGGCGTGGCATGGCCACGACCATCGGTCGTGTGCGCGCCGATCACCTCTTCGACCTGCGTCTGGTGGCCATGTCGCACAACGTGGTACGTGGAGCGGCGGGCGGGTCCATCCTCAACGCCGAGTTGCTCGTGTCCACGGGGCAACTGGCGGGGCTGCGCGGCTCGTGA
- a CDS encoding M20/M25/M40 family metallo-hydrolase translates to MSDVVALATELLSIESTTGRERDAVDFVSRWLVANGWNVSLQEVEPGRSNVWATRAGGQVTFSTHLDTVPPFIPPRLEGNRLYGRGASDAKGIAAAMMIAAQRLAEMGEERVDLLFVVGEEKGSPGARAANRLPATSRWLVNGEPTESKLASGGKGAQRVIVRSRGREAHSAYAHLGQSALDPLLEMLPQLSRLALPVDPVLGATTYNIGVLRAGTEANIVPGLAEAEIMIRLVGDVAPVKAAFAEWAGDRVELIWGSHIPAQHFHVINGFEVEPVAYTSDIPLLDRWGKPLLFGPGSIHVAHTPIEYIDVAELEASVDAYIHIVRSLLA, encoded by the coding sequence ATGTCCGATGTCGTCGCGCTGGCTACCGAACTGCTCTCCATCGAATCCACAACCGGTCGCGAACGCGACGCGGTGGATTTCGTCTCCCGTTGGCTCGTGGCCAACGGCTGGAATGTGTCGCTCCAGGAGGTCGAACCGGGTCGATCCAACGTCTGGGCCACCCGGGCCGGCGGCCAGGTGACGTTCTCCACGCACCTCGACACGGTACCGCCCTTCATACCGCCGAGGCTCGAGGGCAATCGCCTCTACGGGCGTGGCGCCTCGGACGCCAAGGGAATCGCCGCGGCCATGATGATCGCCGCGCAGCGGCTGGCCGAGATGGGGGAGGAACGCGTCGACCTGCTGTTCGTGGTGGGCGAGGAGAAGGGCAGCCCCGGTGCCCGGGCGGCCAATCGTCTGCCGGCCACCAGTCGCTGGCTGGTGAACGGCGAGCCCACCGAAAGCAAGCTGGCCTCGGGTGGCAAGGGGGCGCAGCGCGTCATCGTGCGCTCTCGTGGACGTGAAGCCCATTCAGCGTATGCGCATCTCGGCCAGAGCGCCCTCGACCCACTGCTCGAGATGCTGCCTCAGCTCAGCCGGCTGGCGCTGCCCGTGGACCCGGTGCTGGGCGCGACCACGTACAACATCGGCGTCCTGCGGGCCGGCACCGAGGCCAACATCGTGCCCGGCTTGGCCGAGGCCGAGATCATGATCCGCCTCGTGGGCGACGTGGCGCCGGTCAAGGCCGCATTTGCCGAGTGGGCGGGCGATCGGGTGGAGCTCATCTGGGGTTCACACATTCCCGCACAGCATTTCCACGTGATCAACGGGTTCGAGGTGGAGCCCGTTGCCTACACGAGCGACATCCCGCTGCTTGACCGCTGGGGGAAACCGCTGCTCTTCGGGCCCGGTTCCATTCACGTCGCCCATACGCCCATCGAGTACATCGATGTGGCGGAACTCGAGGCGTCGGTTGACGCCTACATCCACATCGTCCGCTCCCTGCTCGCATGA
- a CDS encoding helix-turn-helix domain-containing protein produces MPARVLEDDRVSPQDLRALLAIGYHASLNGKGVWASNKTLAERARMDARDFRRCVARLVEWGYVRRVERTGDAGRQLTSLTEVLLDDPLDFAGGGVTDPRGEGSVPPGEEGCRDPRGGGVPGPLQTKTEERRQISPPAAIAAVGDARERAAPPPLDPPAGEPVIVAEAGEAVTVDQQDPRHRIALCVATNVGITARYGEQPTPIRADSRSTADAAAALEAAGVPLRWACRTLRELAMTKTPGDGTPPRSVGYFTHAVIAAWRTEQARQQMAAVGDVFEGLGTTTRRPVTLDLSAPMTEAEWLMRDAVIEARKGSAEGQAFCRERGIDWTRPGDPSVVAFEALAAQQAREQPPTQAVA; encoded by the coding sequence GTGCCGGCCCGTGTGCTGGAAGACGACCGCGTCAGCCCGCAGGACCTCCGGGCGCTGCTGGCCATTGGCTACCACGCCTCGCTCAACGGCAAGGGCGTCTGGGCGTCCAACAAGACCCTGGCGGAGCGCGCCCGCATGGACGCGCGCGACTTCCGGCGCTGCGTGGCCCGGCTGGTGGAGTGGGGTTATGTGCGCCGCGTGGAGCGCACGGGGGACGCCGGGCGGCAGCTGACGAGCCTCACTGAGGTGCTGCTGGACGACCCGCTGGACTTTGCGGGGGGAGGGGTCACCGACCCCAGGGGGGAGGGGTCCGTGCCCCCGGGGGAGGAGGGGTGCCGGGACCCCAGGGGGGGAGGGGTGCCAGGACCCCTCCAAACGAAGACAGAGGAACGAAGACAGATATCACCTCCTGCTGCTATCGCAGCAGTCGGTGACGCGCGCGAGCGCGCCGCACCGCCGCCGCTGGACCCGCCAGCGGGTGAACCGGTCATCGTGGCCGAAGCGGGCGAGGCCGTCACGGTGGACCAGCAGGACCCCAGGCACCGGATCGCGCTGTGTGTGGCCACCAACGTGGGTATCACGGCCCGGTACGGCGAGCAGCCGACGCCAATCCGGGCCGACAGCCGGAGCACGGCCGATGCCGCGGCGGCGCTGGAAGCGGCTGGGGTGCCGCTGCGCTGGGCCTGCCGGACGCTCCGCGAACTGGCCATGACCAAGACGCCGGGCGACGGGACACCGCCGCGCAGCGTCGGGTATTTCACGCATGCCGTGATTGCTGCGTGGCGCACCGAGCAGGCGCGGCAGCAGATGGCGGCGGTGGGCGATGTGTTCGAGGGGCTCGGGACCACGACCCGGCGCCCGGTGACGCTGGACCTGTCGGCGCCGATGACCGAGGCCGAGTGGCTGATGCGGGATGCGGTGATCGAGGCCCGGAAAGGCAGCGCCGAGGGGCAGGCGTTTTGCCGGGAACGCGGCATCGACTGGACCCGGCCGGGTGACCCCAGCGTGGTGGCGTTTGAGGCCCTGGCGGCCCAGCAGGCGCGCGAACAGCCCCCCACGCAGGCGGTGGCATGA
- a CDS encoding helix-turn-helix domain-containing protein, with product MATEPRSFEMTGVAVHTLKLAALKRAAQRHQQRVDGERLRTRRTQLGLTQLGLAQQLGVHVNTVARMERGELRVMPRTWRQVDGLTSFGIRP from the coding sequence ATGGCGACTGAGCCCCGCAGCTTCGAGATGACGGGCGTGGCCGTCCACACCCTCAAGCTGGCCGCCCTCAAGCGCGCCGCGCAGCGCCATCAGCAGCGCGTCGATGGCGAGCGGCTCCGTACCCGGCGCACCCAGCTCGGCTTGACCCAGCTCGGCCTGGCGCAACAGCTTGGCGTCCACGTCAACACCGTAGCCCGCATGGAGCGCGGCGAGCTGCGCGTCATGCCCCGCACCTGGCGTCAGGTGGACGGGCTCACCTCGTTCGGGATCAGGCCATGA
- a CDS encoding terminase small subunit — protein sequence MQGPPVAPDGAADPLPNPRHEAFCRLVASGMGHAQAYREAGYGSRTPDAAAAQLLRSASIAARVAYLEYDKLATARAASLVDSHRIQQELECLATADLTEAFEEAVDPHDGTIVPRMKPLTRWPTPLKRALHKVKVRRYLEGMGENAREVEVLEFQLTPKVPAIHELRAHLGLLKPRDVNVTVRGVIALPVMQVPAPTMADRVIDGDVSEAEVAQVVVPPREKAEQARRALLARIEGPR from the coding sequence ATGCAGGGACCCCCCGTTGCGCCCGATGGCGCTGCCGACCCGCTGCCGAATCCGCGCCACGAGGCCTTTTGTCGGCTGGTGGCGTCGGGCATGGGGCACGCGCAGGCCTACCGCGAAGCCGGGTATGGGTCGCGCACGCCGGATGCGGCGGCGGCGCAGCTCTTGCGCTCGGCGTCGATTGCGGCGCGGGTGGCCTACCTCGAATACGACAAGCTGGCCACGGCGCGCGCGGCCTCGCTGGTGGACAGCCACCGCATCCAGCAAGAGCTCGAGTGTCTGGCGACGGCGGACCTCACCGAAGCCTTCGAGGAGGCCGTGGACCCGCACGACGGGACTATTGTCCCGCGCATGAAGCCGCTGACGCGCTGGCCGACGCCGCTCAAGCGCGCGCTCCACAAGGTGAAAGTGCGGCGCTACCTCGAAGGCATGGGCGAGAACGCCCGCGAAGTCGAGGTGCTGGAATTCCAGCTGACGCCCAAGGTGCCCGCGATCCACGAGCTGCGCGCCCACCTGGGCTTGCTCAAGCCCCGCGATGTGAACGTGACGGTGCGTGGCGTGATCGCGCTGCCGGTCATGCAGGTGCCCGCGCCGACGATGGCCGACCGGGTGATTGACGGCGACGTGTCGGAAGCCGAGGTGGCGCAGGTGGTCGTCCCGCCGCGCGAGAAGGCCGAGCAGGCGCGCCGGGCGCTGTTGGCCCGCATCGAGGGGCCGCGCTGA
- a CDS encoding GroES family chaperonin — MSDAPVSEFKARPRDVLEPLFDRVVVLPDAAPDQIGSILVAETAQERPARGVVVAVGPDVKTVAVGDRVLYAHFTGADAEHDGQAVLVLQEPDVYAKVTARAG, encoded by the coding sequence GTGAGCGACGCCCCGGTGTCCGAGTTCAAGGCGCGTCCGCGTGATGTGCTCGAGCCGCTGTTCGATCGCGTGGTGGTGCTGCCCGACGCGGCGCCCGATCAGATCGGCAGCATTCTGGTGGCCGAGACCGCCCAGGAGCGGCCGGCCCGTGGTGTCGTGGTGGCCGTGGGCCCGGACGTGAAGACCGTGGCGGTCGGGGATCGTGTGCTCTATGCGCACTTCACGGGCGCCGATGCGGAGCACGACGGCCAGGCGGTGCTCGTGCTGCAGGAGCCCGACGTGTACGCCAAGGTCACCGCGCGGGCCGGATGA